The following is a genomic window from Dermatophilaceae bacterium Soc4.6.
CTTCGACGCCCGGCTGCAGTTCGTGCACGAGGCCGACGCGACGTCGGCCCTCATGGCCGCCACGGTCGCTGCCGACCCGTGCGGCATCGTCAACATCGCCGGCGACGGCATGATCAGCGTGCTGCAGGCCGCCGCCCTGGTGGGCCGGCCCGTGCTGCCGGTGCCCTTCGCGGCCGCCGGGTTCGTCGGGGGCCTGGTCAAGCGGCTGGGGCGCGCCGACTTCTCGGCCGACCAGATGGAGTTCCTCGCCCACGGCCGGGGTCTCGACACCACGCGGATGCGTCGGGTGCTGCACTTCGACCCGGCCTTCACCAGCCGCCAGGCCTTCACCGACTTCGCCGACCACGTCGGGGGTCCGGTGCCCGGGTCGGACTTCGTCGGGCACGCCGCCTCGAGCGCGGTCGGATCGGCTACGGCGGCGCTGTCGCACGCGTTGTCGCCGGTGGCATCTCCTGCGTCGTCCCACGGAAGGCCCGACTGATGGCGACCAAGCGCGCGACGTCGGCCTCCGGGGCGACGCCAGCCACCTCCGCGGGCGCGGCGAGGTCCGCGGCCAGGGACCCGCTCGCCGCAGGCGCCCGCCGGGCCAGTGGGGAGCGCAAGCGACGCACCCGTACGCCCCTGCTGCCGGCGGCCGGTGCCGATCCCGTGCCGGTCGACCACGCCCCGGTCGGGCCGGGCGTCGCCGACCCCACCGCAGCGGCCGACCCACCCCACCCCGGTCCGTCGGCCGAGCCGGCCCGCCCGCCGAGCCGCCGGCGCACGCATCGGCCGCATCCCTCGCCCGGCCCGTCGACCCCGTCCGTCGGCGCCCTGCGCCGCAGCGGCACCCGGGTCGACCTGCAGGGTCGCACCGAGGACGGCCCGGCTGTCTCGGGTGGGTCGGGCGCGGCGGCGAGCCGCGTCGCCGCCCGTCGGTCCCTGCGCGTCGTGCCCGACCTCGACCCCGTGGCCGCCCCGCCCCGCCCCGGCTCGGCGCCGGACGCCGCTGCGCCCGGTGGCGACCTGCCCGCTGCTCCCCTGCCCGTCGCCGGCACCATCCGGCCCGGGATCGAGGACCTCGTCACGGCCGGGGTCGCCGCCCTGCGCACCGTCGCCTCGGCGAGCGGTGTCGCGCCGGAGGAGGTGGAGCGGCAGGTGGCCACCACGCTCGCCTTCCTGCGTCGTCGGCTGAGCGGTGACTTCACCATCGACGACTTCGGCTTCGATGCCGACTTCACCGACCACGTCTCCCTCCCGCTGCTGCGACCGCTCTACCGGTCGTGGTTCCGCGTCGAGGTGCGGGGGATCGAGAACCTCCCCGTGCAGGGAGGCGGTCTCGTCGTGGCCAACCACTCCGGCACCATCCCGGTCGACTCGCTCATGACCCAGGTCGCCGTGCACGATGAGCACCCCGGGCACCGCCACCTGCGCATGCTCGGGGCCGATCTCGTCTTCTCGACCCCGGTGATGGGGCAGCTCGCTCGCAAGACCGGCTCGACCCTCGCCACCACCCCGGATGCCGAACGGCTGCTGCGCGGGGGCGAGCTCGTCGGCGTCTGGCCCGAGGGCTTCAAGGGCGTCGGCAAGCCCTTCTCGGAGCGCT
Proteins encoded in this region:
- a CDS encoding 1-acyl-sn-glycerol-3-phosphate acyltransferase, coding for MATKRATSASGATPATSAGAARSAARDPLAAGARRASGERKRRTRTPLLPAAGADPVPVDHAPVGPGVADPTAAADPPHPGPSAEPARPPSRRRTHRPHPSPGPSTPSVGALRRSGTRVDLQGRTEDGPAVSGGSGAAASRVAARRSLRVVPDLDPVAAPPRPGSAPDAAAPGGDLPAAPLPVAGTIRPGIEDLVTAGVAALRTVASASGVAPEEVERQVATTLAFLRRRLSGDFTIDDFGFDADFTDHVSLPLLRPLYRSWFRVEVRGIENLPVQGGGLVVANHSGTIPVDSLMTQVAVHDEHPGHRHLRMLGADLVFSTPVMGQLARKTGSTLATTPDAERLLRGGELVGVWPEGFKGVGKPFSERYKLQRFGRGGFVSAAISAGVPIIPCSIVGAEEIYPLLGNMKALARLLGAPYAPVTPTWPWLGPLGLIPLPSKWIIEFGVPVQTAHLGPGAADDPMLVFDLTDQIRETIQQTLYSLLMQRRSVFF